From one Pueribacillus theae genomic stretch:
- a CDS encoding DNA polymerase IV, which translates to MENRHIFLVDMQSFYASVEKMDNPSLNDKPVIVSGDPERRSGVVLAACPLAKKYGVQNAERLWEAQQKCPQATIVRPRMQRYLDVSYEITKMLETFTDLVEPYSVDEQFLDVTRSQRFFGEPFEIAEKIKIAIEQGEETKGIKARIGIGPNKVLAKMACDNFAKKNPKGIFRLDETNLKKDLWPLPIGKMFGVGSRMEKHLQRMGIRQIGHLANFPLQKLKRRWGINGQVLWLTANGIDYSPVTLKTYEQQKAVGHHMTLPRDYRKLDDIKVVLLELSEEVARRARTKNYRGSTVSISVRGADFDFPTRLNRQVKLLSPTNDGMTIFKAAFQLFCQHWDRLPIRSAGVALSQLQPASALQLGLFDFDAVLKRESLNSAIDAIYQKYGASSIVRASSLTDAGQAFERAKKIGGHYK; encoded by the coding sequence ATGGAAAATAGGCACATTTTTCTTGTTGATATGCAATCTTTCTATGCTTCAGTTGAAAAAATGGATAACCCATCCTTAAATGATAAGCCTGTTATCGTTTCCGGCGATCCGGAAAGGCGAAGCGGTGTCGTACTGGCAGCCTGCCCGCTTGCGAAAAAATATGGGGTGCAAAATGCTGAAAGACTGTGGGAAGCGCAGCAAAAATGCCCGCAGGCAACGATTGTCCGTCCGCGAATGCAGCGCTATCTTGATGTTTCATACGAAATTACCAAAATGCTGGAAACATTTACTGACCTTGTTGAGCCTTATTCAGTTGATGAGCAATTTCTTGACGTTACACGAAGCCAGCGCTTTTTCGGCGAGCCATTTGAAATTGCGGAAAAAATAAAAATTGCCATTGAACAGGGTGAAGAGACAAAGGGGATTAAAGCAAGGATTGGCATCGGGCCAAATAAGGTTCTCGCCAAGATGGCTTGTGATAATTTTGCGAAAAAAAATCCCAAAGGCATCTTTCGGTTGGATGAAACGAACCTAAAGAAAGACTTATGGCCGCTGCCTATTGGAAAAATGTTCGGTGTAGGCTCCCGAATGGAAAAACATTTGCAAAGAATGGGGATACGCCAAATTGGACATTTAGCCAACTTTCCATTACAAAAACTTAAGCGGCGATGGGGCATTAATGGCCAAGTGCTCTGGCTTACCGCGAATGGGATTGACTACTCCCCTGTCACATTGAAAACATATGAGCAACAAAAAGCCGTTGGCCACCATATGACATTGCCGCGCGATTACCGGAAGCTGGATGATATTAAAGTGGTTTTGCTTGAACTAAGTGAAGAGGTTGCACGCCGGGCCCGCACAAAAAATTATCGCGGCTCGACTGTTTCAATCAGCGTCAGAGGCGCCGATTTCGATTTTCCGACTAGACTGAACCGGCAGGTGAAACTTTTATCTCCTACAAATGACGGAATGACCATTTTCAAAGCGGCTTTCCAATTGTTTTGCCAGCATTGGGATCGGCTTCCGATCCGGAGTGCCGGGGTTGCGCTGTCACAGCTTCAGCCGGCGTCGGCTCTCCAGCTTGGATTATTTGATTTCGATGCTGTGCTTAAAAGAGAAAGCCTGAATAGCGCCATTGA
- a CDS encoding MBL fold metallo-hydrolase, which translates to MNNKIKIIRVPVPTPTLWPNTTTNSYLIGNEQESLLVDAGYDRPETKEELEKAIKENKLAKPDKIVLTHSHPDHAPGVRRLADWSPLVYCHKNEKEEIKKAISPMDHLAFLEEGDILAVAGVKITIIHGPGHTSGQLNLYIPSAEILIAGDNIVAEGTTWIGAPDGDMRDYLDTLHRLKQLKLKKIGPGHGEWVLSPYEQIDFVINRRLQREKQIKSFLEEKGSLTSTQLTEMIYENTIHPSVFDVARRTTEAHLAKLMKEGLVSQKDSVYSLNS; encoded by the coding sequence GTGAATAATAAAATTAAAATTATACGGGTGCCTGTCCCAACTCCAACGTTGTGGCCGAACACAACAACGAATTCTTATTTAATTGGAAATGAACAGGAAAGCTTGCTCGTTGATGCGGGATATGATCGGCCGGAAACGAAAGAAGAGCTGGAAAAAGCAATAAAAGAAAACAAGCTCGCGAAACCCGACAAAATTGTTCTAACGCATTCCCATCCCGATCATGCGCCAGGTGTCCGGCGATTAGCGGATTGGTCCCCACTTGTTTATTGCCATAAAAATGAAAAAGAAGAAATCAAAAAAGCGATTTCACCTATGGATCATTTGGCATTTCTTGAGGAAGGAGACATTTTAGCTGTCGCTGGTGTGAAAATTACAATCATCCACGGGCCGGGGCACACCTCCGGGCAATTAAACCTGTATATCCCTTCTGCAGAAATACTCATTGCTGGTGATAATATCGTAGCTGAAGGCACGACATGGATTGGCGCTCCTGATGGTGACATGAGGGATTATCTTGATACACTGCATCGTCTCAAACAGTTAAAGTTAAAAAAAATCGGACCCGGACACGGCGAATGGGTTTTGAGTCCTTATGAACAGATTGACTTCGTTATAAACCGTAGACTGCAGCGTGAAAAGCAAATTAAATCTTTCCTTGAAGAAAAAGGAAGCCTAACCTCAACCCAATTAACAGAAATGATCTATGAAAATACGATCCATCCAAGTGTATTTGATGTTGCAAGAAGAACGACTGAGGCACATCTTGCAAAATTAATGAAAGAAGGTTTAGTTTCACAGAAAGATAGTGTTTATTCACTAAATTCTTGA
- a CDS encoding NUDIX hydrolase, producing MAVTPKPASTVILMDKQDRVYLTKRPKTMKFLGGFFVFPGGAVDKEDNVPKCEYIKNWDSNASLNHADFIAAARELFEEVGVLIARKDDGSSVQLEHEKALEYRRLLVQRKMSFVQLLQQERLYLNLESLTYFGCFTTPEDNPYRFETRFFLAQLPEGQSPEPDNYEIEEAFWTTPSEALLAYEKGELPMVPPTILSLRTILNYQNGAPLMLPVIEDKDLQILRSKMMKQ from the coding sequence GTGGCTGTAACTCCAAAACCGGCATCAACCGTAATTTTAATGGATAAACAGGATAGAGTGTATTTGACAAAACGCCCAAAAACGATGAAGTTTTTAGGTGGATTTTTTGTTTTTCCAGGTGGGGCAGTTGATAAGGAAGACAATGTACCAAAATGTGAGTATATAAAAAATTGGGATTCAAATGCATCATTAAATCATGCGGACTTTATTGCTGCCGCAAGAGAGCTATTTGAAGAAGTCGGCGTTTTAATTGCAAGAAAAGACGACGGATCATCCGTACAGCTTGAACACGAAAAAGCGTTGGAATACCGCCGCCTATTGGTGCAACGGAAAATGTCATTTGTCCAACTGCTGCAGCAGGAACGACTCTATTTAAATCTTGAAAGCTTAACCTATTTTGGTTGTTTTACGACACCAGAAGATAATCCATATCGTTTCGAGACTCGATTTTTCCTCGCTCAATTGCCGGAGGGCCAATCCCCGGAACCAGATAATTATGAAATCGAAGAAGCTTTTTGGACCACGCCAAGCGAAGCGCTTTTAGCGTATGAAAAAGGAGAGCTGCCGATGGTTCCTCCAACGATTCTTTCGCTTCGTACGATTTTGAATTACCAAAATGGCGCGCCTTTAATGCTTCCAGTGATTGAAGATAAAGATTTACAGATATTGAGATCAAAAATGATGAAACAATAA
- the ku gene encoding non-homologous end joining protein Ku, with translation MHTMWKGSISFGLVNIPVKMYSATENKDIRFRQLHKECGSPIKYKKTCPNCNKEVVEDDIVKGYEYEPGKYVIIKEEDLASIAPETHKTIEIIDFVNLEQIDPIYFNKTYFLSPNETGDKPYQLLREAMNQTGKIAIARVMIRSKESLAAVRIYENCIVMETIFSPDEVRSVNLVPGLDKEIKLNEAEMKVAVQLIENLATDFNPEKYTDEYRERLNDLIQTKIRGEEIVKEPDLPKANVVDLMEALQASVKATKQEKTKKTAKPRTRKKKTSSG, from the coding sequence ATGCATACGATGTGGAAAGGTTCAATAAGCTTTGGCCTTGTAAATATACCAGTGAAAATGTACAGTGCGACAGAAAATAAGGATATTCGGTTTAGGCAGCTTCATAAAGAGTGTGGTTCACCAATTAAATATAAAAAAACTTGTCCGAATTGTAATAAAGAAGTGGTCGAGGATGACATCGTAAAAGGATATGAGTATGAGCCCGGAAAATATGTCATTATAAAAGAAGAGGATCTTGCTTCAATCGCCCCAGAAACCCATAAAACAATTGAAATTATCGATTTTGTTAACTTAGAGCAAATTGATCCGATCTATTTCAACAAAACATATTTTCTTTCCCCAAATGAAACAGGAGACAAGCCATACCAATTGCTGCGGGAAGCAATGAATCAAACTGGAAAAATCGCCATTGCCAGAGTCATGATTCGTTCAAAAGAAAGTCTGGCTGCCGTTCGCATCTATGAGAACTGTATTGTCATGGAGACGATATTCAGCCCAGATGAAGTTCGTTCCGTCAACCTCGTACCTGGTTTGGATAAGGAAATCAAATTGAACGAAGCAGAAATGAAAGTGGCGGTCCAGTTGATTGAAAATTTGGCGACTGATTTTAACCCGGAAAAATACACGGATGAATACAGAGAAAGGTTAAATGACCTGATTCAAACAAAAATTAGGGGAGAAGAAATTGTGAAAGAACCTGACTTGCCAAAGGCCAACGTTGTCGATTTAATGGAAGCACTTCAAGCGAGCGTGAAAGCTACGAAACAAGAAAAAACAAAGAAAACCGCTAAGCCAAGAACTCGTAAAAAGAAAACATCGAGCGGATAA
- a CDS encoding transcriptional regulator SplA domain-containing protein: MLNQRCFPGQVVYVIIRNPHAQDVANVQEAAIVHHPESPGDLALFLYETYYPLTEEVAVFETADEAERAYREAFGLADMGDFYG; the protein is encoded by the coding sequence ATGTTAAATCAACGTTGTTTCCCGGGACAAGTTGTGTACGTAATTATTCGTAATCCCCATGCCCAAGATGTTGCAAATGTCCAAGAAGCTGCAATTGTTCACCATCCTGAGTCACCTGGCGATCTAGCTCTTTTTTTGTATGAAACGTACTACCCTTTAACTGAAGAAGTTGCGGTATTTGAAACAGCGGACGAAGCTGAAAGAGCCTACCGAGAAGCATTTGGTTTGGCAGATATGGGAGATTTTTATGGTTAA
- the splB gene encoding spore photoproduct lyase — MVKPFLPQLVYVEPRALEYSLGKELISKFEKMGIEIRQTTSHNQIRNLPGENHFQKYRMAKSTLVVGVRKTLKFDTSKPSAEYAIPFATGCMGHCHYCYLQTTMGSKPYIRTYVNINEIFDAANQYMMERAPEQTRFEASCTSDIVGVDHLTHTLKKAIEFFGQSEYGQLRFVTKFAHVDHLLDAKHNGRTRFRFSINDDYVIKYFEPGTSRLDERIDAAVKVAKANYPLGFIIAPIYLHEGWKDGYREMLVKLENKLPDYAKGGLTFEMIQHRFTKPAKRVIEQNYPMTKLELDESKRKWKWGRYGIGKYVYTDREQEEIKDTLESYINTLFPKARIEYFT; from the coding sequence ATGGTTAAGCCCTTTCTTCCCCAACTTGTCTATGTTGAACCTCGGGCGCTGGAATATTCCCTTGGCAAAGAATTGATTTCAAAATTCGAAAAGATGGGCATTGAAATAAGGCAAACGACATCCCACAACCAGATTCGGAATCTTCCTGGAGAGAACCATTTCCAAAAATATCGCATGGCAAAATCAACATTGGTCGTCGGTGTCAGAAAAACATTGAAATTCGATACGTCAAAGCCGTCCGCTGAATACGCGATTCCCTTCGCAACAGGTTGTATGGGGCACTGTCACTATTGCTATTTGCAGACAACGATGGGCAGCAAGCCGTATATCCGTACCTATGTTAATATCAATGAAATTTTTGATGCTGCAAACCAATACATGATGGAACGGGCGCCTGAACAAACAAGATTTGAAGCGTCATGTACATCTGATATTGTCGGTGTCGATCATTTAACTCATACACTAAAAAAAGCAATTGAATTTTTTGGGCAATCGGAGTATGGCCAATTGCGGTTTGTCACGAAATTTGCGCATGTCGACCATTTACTCGATGCCAAACATAACGGCAGAACGCGTTTTCGGTTTAGTATAAACGATGATTATGTTATTAAATATTTTGAACCGGGCACATCAAGATTGGATGAAAGAATTGATGCGGCAGTTAAAGTGGCGAAAGCAAATTACCCACTAGGATTTATCATTGCGCCGATTTATTTACATGAAGGATGGAAAGACGGGTACAGAGAGATGCTTGTGAAATTGGAGAATAAACTTCCGGACTATGCGAAAGGCGGCTTAACATTTGAAATGATCCAGCACCGCTTTACAAAGCCTGCTAAACGGGTCATCGAACAAAATTATCCAATGACGAAACTTGAACTTGACGAGTCCAAAAGAAAATGGAAATGGGGACGCTACGGTATTGGCAAATACGTATATACGGATCGCGAGCAAGAAGAAATAAAAGATACATTGGAAAGCTATATTAACACGTTGTTTCCGAAAGCCCGAATTGAATATTTTACTTAA
- a CDS encoding ATP-dependent DNA ligase: MQFQPIIPFEPIKTEDIPTGENWIFQVKWDGVRLLTYYDGKDVQLFNRKKNERTFHYPELTDIRSFCKADSVILDGEVIALGIDGKPSFHEVMRRDGIRRLERVSHLRNSVPVTYMIFDIIFYNGEWMNDFRLEERLKLLSDLIIPGNAVQLVPSFGNGQLLYQAIEQQELEGMVIKDLNSKYVINGKNASWQKKKNYNDLIAVVAGVTFRSGIVNSLLLGLYDQKGRLWYIGHAGSGKMKSTEWRQLTEKINHLKTNNNPFFNNPARIKEAVWIKPKLTVKVHFLEWTEGHELRQPVIQAFVNVPPSKCVFDEKE, translated from the coding sequence ATGCAATTTCAACCAATTATTCCTTTCGAGCCAATAAAAACTGAAGATATTCCCACAGGTGAAAATTGGATCTTCCAAGTAAAGTGGGACGGTGTGAGATTGTTAACTTATTATGATGGAAAAGATGTTCAATTGTTTAATCGGAAAAAGAACGAACGAACTTTCCATTATCCGGAATTAACCGATATCCGTTCATTTTGCAAGGCCGATTCCGTGATTCTGGACGGTGAAGTTATCGCGCTAGGAATTGACGGTAAACCATCATTTCACGAGGTGATGCGCCGGGATGGCATTCGCCGTTTGGAACGGGTTTCCCATTTGAGAAACAGTGTCCCTGTAACGTATATGATTTTTGATATTATCTTCTATAACGGAGAATGGATGAACGACTTCCGGCTAGAAGAACGTCTCAAGCTTCTTTCCGATCTTATTATTCCTGGAAACGCAGTTCAGCTCGTCCCCTCTTTTGGCAATGGACAGTTATTGTATCAAGCGATTGAACAACAGGAATTAGAAGGAATGGTTATAAAAGATTTGAACAGTAAGTACGTGATTAATGGAAAAAATGCGAGTTGGCAAAAGAAAAAAAACTACAACGACTTGATTGCTGTCGTTGCAGGAGTTACCTTCCGATCCGGAATTGTAAATTCTCTTTTACTTGGCCTTTATGATCAGAAAGGCCGGCTTTGGTACATTGGGCATGCGGGGAGTGGAAAAATGAAATCAACGGAATGGAGGCAATTAACAGAAAAAATAAACCATTTAAAAACGAATAATAATCCGTTTTTTAATAACCCAGCTCGGATAAAGGAAGCTGTTTGGATAAAGCCGAAGCTAACCGTGAAAGTTCATTTTCTTGAATGGACAGAAGGACATGAACTGAGGCAACCTGTTATTCAAGCTTTTGTCAATGTACCTCCAAGTAAGTGTGTTTTCGATGAAAAAGAGTAA
- the ligD gene encoding non-homologous end-joining DNA ligase, with protein sequence MTQQFELEIEGKLIRITNPDKLFWPELEITKLDYIKYLVDMSPFILSYTKNRLLTTIRYPNGIYGKSFYQKNVPSNKPNWVLTHEWQGTKYVLLNDLPTLVWLGSQACLEIHVSFNYYDAINKPTELVFDLDPSDPSNFCLVLEVALKIKEVLDSLGLVSQAKTSGATGLQMYIPIDPRYTYEETNKINKFIALYIAEKYPQLVTIERLVKNRGKKLYFDYIQHGEGRTLSAPYCPRARTEGSVSAPVTWEEIEKGFHPRDFTIKNIKTRIKEKGDLFSIVTTEKLNQSLDDLLKVIGKKVTST encoded by the coding sequence TTGACCCAGCAGTTTGAATTAGAAATTGAAGGAAAGCTCATCCGAATAACGAATCCCGACAAACTATTTTGGCCGGAGTTGGAGATAACGAAGCTGGACTATATCAAATACCTCGTTGATATGTCACCGTTTATTCTTTCTTATACAAAAAATCGCCTATTGACGACGATTCGTTATCCGAATGGAATTTACGGAAAATCATTTTATCAAAAAAATGTGCCGAGCAATAAACCAAATTGGGTTCTTACACACGAATGGCAAGGCACGAAATATGTGCTGCTTAACGATCTGCCGACATTAGTATGGTTGGGAAGCCAAGCATGCCTCGAGATCCATGTGTCGTTTAATTATTATGATGCTATAAACAAACCAACGGAATTAGTCTTCGATCTCGATCCATCCGATCCTTCCAATTTTTGCTTAGTTCTCGAAGTCGCTTTAAAGATTAAAGAAGTATTGGACTCTTTAGGGCTCGTGAGCCAGGCAAAAACATCAGGAGCAACGGGTTTGCAAATGTATATCCCGATAGACCCGCGCTATACGTATGAAGAAACAAACAAAATTAATAAATTCATTGCTTTATACATAGCTGAAAAATACCCGCAACTTGTGACTATTGAGCGGCTGGTGAAAAATCGGGGAAAAAAACTGTATTTTGATTATATACAGCACGGGGAAGGGAGAACGTTGTCAGCGCCTTATTGCCCGCGTGCAAGAACGGAAGGATCAGTCTCGGCGCCTGTGACGTGGGAAGAAATCGAGAAAGGTTTTCATCCGCGTGATTTTACGATAAAAAATATAAAGACACGCATCAAAGAAAAAGGAGACTTATTCTCGATTGTTACAACAGAGAAACTAAATCAAAGCCTTGATGATTTACTTAAAGTGATAGGAAAGAAAGTAACATCCACTTGA
- a CDS encoding YolD-like family protein has protein sequence MTFKPSKTTPGFNLMWEGSRMMLPEHVTMLQKHRKESLKKPKPNLDEQQLDEISAVIQYSYQASAPITLTVFGEDQDQHKTGIIVNVDLQLKKLRLENNGECEWIDFARIIDAFS, from the coding sequence ATGACATTTAAACCTTCGAAAACCACACCTGGATTTAACCTTATGTGGGAAGGTAGCAGAATGATGCTGCCTGAGCATGTCACGATGCTGCAAAAACACCGTAAAGAGTCCCTAAAAAAACCAAAACCCAATTTAGATGAACAGCAGTTGGATGAGATATCTGCTGTCATTCAATATTCTTACCAAGCCAGTGCCCCAATTACTTTAACTGTTTTTGGCGAAGATCAGGATCAACATAAAACCGGAATCATTGTGAATGTAGATTTACAGCTTAAAAAGCTAAGGCTTGAAAATAACGGGGAATGCGAATGGATTGATTTTGCACGAATTATAGATGCTTTTTCATAA
- the htpG gene encoding molecular chaperone HtpG, whose translation MEKKQFQAESKRLLEMMINSIYSQREVFLRELISNASDAIDKIYYKALTDDTLTFDRDSYYIKVTADKENRMLKVIDTGIGMTKEELENNLGVIAKSGSLAFKNENEIKDGHDIIGQFGVGFYAAFMVADVVTVISKALGSDEAYKWESEGADGYTIVPYEKDDVGTEIILQIKENTEDENYDEFLEEDRLKEIIKKYSDFIRYPIKMDVTVQKPKKDSENEYEDQIEEQIINSMVPIWKKNKSELTDEDYENFYTEKHYGFDKPLKHLHISVDGTIRYQAILYIPETIPFDYYSAEYEKGLELYSNSVLIMSKCPELLPDYYSFVKGMVDSEDLSLNISREMLQHDRQLKIIAKNINKKINNELKNMLKNEREKYEKFYESFGRQLKYGVYSDFGRNKEELQDLLLFYSSKEKKMVSLDEYVSRMPEEQKYIYYASGESYERLDKLPQTELVSEKGYEILYFTEDIDEFAIKMLMTYKEKEFRSVSSGDLGIEPDENDSQTDSEDKENKELFDAMKEILSDKVTDVRASKRLKSHPVCLTSEGEVTIEMEKVLQAMPDNQNIKANKVLEINPNHEVFESLKSAFEQDKEKLTLYTNLLFNQALLIEGLPIHDPVEFTNDICKVMV comes from the coding sequence GTGGAAAAAAAACAATTTCAAGCTGAATCCAAACGATTATTAGAGATGATGATTAATTCCATCTATTCTCAGCGTGAAGTTTTCCTAAGAGAGTTAATATCGAATGCAAGTGATGCCATTGATAAAATCTATTATAAAGCCTTAACCGATGACACCTTAACGTTTGATAGAGACAGCTACTACATAAAAGTAACTGCTGATAAAGAAAACCGTATGCTGAAGGTCATTGACACCGGAATCGGGATGACGAAAGAAGAGCTTGAAAATAATCTCGGCGTCATCGCAAAAAGCGGTTCGTTGGCATTTAAAAATGAAAATGAAATAAAAGATGGACATGATATCATTGGCCAATTTGGCGTTGGGTTTTACGCGGCCTTTATGGTGGCTGATGTCGTTACCGTCATTAGTAAAGCATTGGGAAGCGATGAAGCATACAAATGGGAATCAGAAGGTGCTGACGGCTATACCATTGTTCCATATGAAAAAGATGATGTGGGCACTGAAATTATATTACAGATTAAAGAGAATACAGAAGATGAGAATTACGATGAATTTTTAGAGGAAGATCGTTTAAAAGAAATTATAAAAAAGTATTCCGACTTTATCCGCTACCCCATTAAAATGGATGTTACCGTCCAAAAACCTAAAAAGGATAGCGAAAATGAATATGAAGATCAGATCGAAGAACAAATTATAAATAGTATGGTTCCCATTTGGAAAAAGAATAAAAGCGAACTGACTGACGAAGATTATGAAAACTTCTATACTGAAAAGCATTACGGTTTTGATAAACCGCTTAAACATCTTCATATTAGCGTCGATGGGACGATCAGGTACCAAGCGATCTTATATATTCCAGAAACCATTCCATTTGACTACTATTCAGCAGAATATGAAAAAGGGCTTGAGCTCTATTCCAATAGTGTCTTGATTATGAGCAAATGTCCAGAATTGCTGCCTGATTACTATAGCTTTGTAAAAGGAATGGTCGATTCCGAGGATTTATCGTTGAACATTTCACGAGAAATGCTTCAACACGATCGCCAATTGAAAATCATCGCAAAAAACATTAACAAAAAAATAAATAATGAATTAAAAAATATGTTAAAAAACGAACGAGAGAAGTATGAGAAATTCTACGAATCATTCGGCAGACAGCTTAAATACGGAGTGTACAGTGATTTTGGAAGAAACAAAGAAGAATTACAAGACTTGCTGCTGTTCTACTCCTCAAAAGAGAAGAAAATGGTGTCGCTTGATGAATATGTTTCCAGAATGCCGGAAGAGCAAAAATATATTTATTATGCTTCAGGGGAATCATATGAGAGACTGGATAAATTGCCTCAAACTGAATTAGTATCTGAGAAAGGCTATGAAATTCTATATTTCACAGAGGATATTGATGAGTTCGCCATAAAAATGTTAATGACATACAAAGAGAAAGAATTCAGATCGGTATCAAGCGGCGACTTAGGGATTGAGCCTGATGAAAACGATAGCCAAACAGACTCAGAAGATAAAGAAAACAAAGAGCTTTTTGACGCGATGAAAGAAATTTTGTCAGACAAGGTGACAGATGTAAGAGCATCAAAACGATTGAAATCCCATCCCGTCTGCTTAACTTCAGAAGGTGAAGTAACGATCGAAATGGAAAAAGTCCTTCAAGCGATGCCTGATAATCAAAACATAAAAGCGAATAAGGTATTGGAAATTAATCCAAATCATGAAGTCTTTGAATCGTTAAAATCCGCTTTTGAACAAGATAAAGAGAAGTTAACATTATATACAAATCTACTGTTCAACCAAGCACTGCTCATTGAAGGGTTGCCAATCCATGATCCGGTTGAATTTACAAACGATATTTGCAAAGTGATGGTTTAA